From Fragaria vesca subsp. vesca unplaced genomic scaffold, FraVesHawaii_1.0 scf0513181, whole genome shotgun sequence:
tctttttgagtttcaggggTCCTGACACTCGCAAAGGGATTGCAAACGAGATCTGCAATCGACTTCGTAGAAGTGGCATTAAAACGTTCATGGATGAGCATGGACTTCAAGTAGGGGATGTTATTTCTCCCACACTCATACAGGCAATTAAAGAGTCAAGGTTTGCAATCGTAATTTTCTCGCAAAATTACGCTTCTTCTGcttggtgtttggaggaacTTCTAGAGATTTGTCTATCCATGGAAGACAACAGAATTTTGCCACTTTTTTATCATGTTGATCCTACCGATGTCCGATATCAGAAGAGGAGTTTCGAAGAAGCTTTCTCTAAGCACGATACCTCTGGGCGACATGAATCAGAGAAGGTGGAGCAATGGAGAGCTGCTCTAGAAAAAGTGGCCAATATCTCAGGGTGGAATACAAATGATTTCAAGTAAGCATTGTGCCTTCAATTccaattctatatatatattttacctAACACTTAACTTTTAATCCTTGTAACTCTTTAATTCTTCCTTGTAGGACTCACAGTGAACTTGTTGACAACATTGTGGAATCTCTCCGCAGTAAAGTACCACCTGATGCAATTGAATTCACAGATGATTTCCGAGCATTTGGAGCAACAAAAGAAGCCATGCGCAAGGTTATGGAGGGGCTAAGAGATGACAAGATCACTGCCGTTGGTGTCTACGGCATGGGCGGCGTTGGAAAGACAAGCATGGTGAAATATGTAGCTGAACAAGCCTGCAAAAACGGTACTTTTAACCATTGGATTATGGCTGTCGTATCCCAAAACCCTGAGTTGATAAAAATTCAAGACACATTGGCAGATCTGCTGGGCTTCGAATTAAAAGAGAAGACAGAAGCTGGAAGAGCAGCTAAGTTGCATAAGGAGatcatgagaaaagaaaaactcctGATAATTGTGGACGATGTCTGGGAGAGAACAGAGTTGTCAAAGATAGGGATTCCCCCCTACAATGAGCTTCAAAAGTGTAAGTCCAAAGTGCTGCTCACCACGAGGAGATTGAATGTCTGTAATGACATGAAGTGCCATGAAAAGATCGCCCTCAAGCTTCTCTCGAAAAAAGATTCATGGAACTTGTTTCAGAGAAATGCAggaacaatttcttttgagtCCACCTCGTTTGAGGAAGTGGCAAGGAAGGTAGCTGGAGAGTGTAAGGGTCTACCGATTGCATTGATAGCTGTTGCAAGGGCACTCAGAGATGAGGACCAGGAGGAATGGGAGAAGGCAGCTGAACGACTAAAGCAGTCGCAATATGTCAATCCCAATTACCAGGAAGATGAGGAAAATGCATTCAGATGTATACGATTAAGCTATGATTACTTGAAAAATGAAGACCACAAGTCATGCTTCTTGCTCTGTTGCCTGTTCCCAGAAGACCGTAACATCGAAATAGAAGACTTGTTCCGGTACGCGATCGGAAAAAGATTATTTCGAGATGCCCAAACAATGGAAGAAGCCAGAGGAAAATTAGTTACAGTGGTCAAGTACCTGAAAGGTTCTAGCTTGCTTTTGGATAGTGAGGAAGAAGGATGTGTTAAGATGCATGATGTCATCCGGGATACAGCCCTGAATATTGCACAATCTGAAGATGGGCATCGGTTTTTTGTGAAAGCTGGCTGTGGTTTAAAGGGTTGGCGGCCACGCGGATTACATGAAGGCTGCACTGCTATTTCACTAATGAGGAACAAAATTCGCAAGCTACCCGAAGAAGAGTTGGTATGTCCAAATCTCCAGATTTTATTACTAAACAGGAATTTTGGACTAAGTGAGATCCCCGAAAAGTTGATCCAGAATCTGAAAGAGTTAAGGGTCTTGGATCTTAGCAACACTAGTATTTCCGTATTACCCCAATCATTTAGTCTCCTCACCAACCTCCAAGCTTTGTATTTAGATGATTGCAGCAAATTAATTGACATTTCCGTTGTGGGGAAACTTAACAAGCTTGAAATTCTTAGTATGAGAGGTTGTCCCAGGGGGCAATTGTTCAGAGAAATAGAACATTTGACCAATCTACGGATTTTGGACGTCAATCGCTCTTGGGGACAATTCATATTGAGAGGAAGAATGGTTACAATTCCATCTAAAGTGATATCAAAGTTGCAAGAATTAGAAGAATTGTACATGGTGTACTATGTATTTGAGGAGGATGGGTCGTGTGTAGCTGAGGGACCAAGAGAAAGAACCAATATTATTAGGTTTGATGAGATAGCTggtttatcaaatttgaaaatattgcagGTTGGCTTATCCGATGAAGGTTTTATCCCTAAAAATGTTGAGGCCGCACCAGATTGGGATTACTTTTGTATAAGTGTCTTCGGCAGATGCAGCGACACTACATTCTGGCCCGTTGCATACAAACAAGGAGATCGTAATTCAAGATCCTTGCTTCTTAATGGAGCAACCATCAATACCTTGGCTGATTGGTTTATCAAAGCGGTGAcagagaaaacagaaaagctAGAGTACAACCGCTGCAAAGGGATGAGTGACATTGTTATGGAATATGACCGTGGGAGGTTACATAAACTCAAGCATCTCACAGTTGCTGGGCCACAAGACGAGTTGAAAGAGTTGATGAACACAACAAGACGAGTTGAAATAGGACCAGTGTTTGAGAATTTGGAAGAGTTGCATCTGAAATTAGTGTTCGACCTGGAGGAGTTGTGTGTTGGTGAGTTACCACCTGGGtctctctcaaatctcaaGGTGTTTCATGTGTATTGTGGTTGGATTTTGAGGAGTGTATCAGAATTTGTACAGAGACTACCAAATCTGAAGAAACTAGATTTAAACTCTATGCTCAAATTGGAATATGTGTTCAGATGCGAAGGGTTCGAGCCAGAACAATCAAAACTGAGAGAGATGCATTTGTTGTGGCTAGAAGAACTAAGAAACATATGTAATGGTCCCGCTCCACGTGCAATGTTCCAGAGTCTTAAGATTTTGACGATTTACCGTTGC
This genomic window contains:
- the LOC101305912 gene encoding disease resistance protein At4g27190-like, giving the protein MASSSSSSSTRSWKYDVFLSFRGPDTRKGIANEICNRLRRSGIKTFMDEHGLQVGDVISPTLIQAIKESRFAIVIFSQNYASSAWCLEELLEICLSMEDNRILPLFYHVDPTDVRYQKRSFEEAFSKHDTSGRHESEKVEQWRAALEKVANISGWNTNDFKTHSELVDNIVESLRSKVPPDAIEFTDDFRAFGATKEAMRKVMEGLRDDKITAVGVYGMGGVGKTSMVKYVAEQACKNGTFNHWIMAVVSQNPELIKIQDTLADLLGFELKEKTEAGRAAKLHKEIMRKEKLLIIVDDVWERTELSKIGIPPYNELQKCKSKVLLTTRRLNVCNDMKCHEKIALKLLSKKDSWNLFQRNAGTISFESTSFEEVARKVAGECKGLPIALIAVARALRDEDQEEWEKAAERLKQSQYVNPNYQEDEENAFRCIRLSYDYLKNEDHKSCFLLCCLFPEDRNIEIEDLFRYAIGKRLFRDAQTMEEARGKLVTVVKYLKGSSLLLDSEEEGCVKMHDVIRDTALNIAQSEDGHRFFVKAGCGLKGWRPRGLHEGCTAISLMRNKIRKLPEEELVCPNLQILLLNRNFGLSEIPEKLIQNLKELRVLDLSNTSISVLPQSFSLLTNLQALYLDDCSKLIDISVVGKLNKLEILSMRGCPRGQLFREIEHLTNLRILDVNRSWGQFILRGRMVTIPSKVISKLQELEELYMVYYVFEEDGSCVAEGPRERTNIIRFDEIAGLSNLKILQVGLSDEGFIPKNVEAAPDWDYFCISVFGRCSDTTFWPVAYKQGDRNSRSLLLNGATINTLADWFIKAVTEKTEKLEYNRCKGMSDIVMEYDRGRLHKLKHLTVAGPQDELKELMNTTRRVEIGPVFENLEELHLKLVFDLEELCVGELPPGSLSNLKVFHVYCGWILRSVSEFVQRLPNLKKLDLNSMLKLEYVFRCEGFEPEQSKLREMHLLWLEELRNICNGPAPRAMFQSLKILTIYRCELLQSLFASDVAECLVQLEDLLVEDCPLLERVMEAVNKEKTVLPKLKNLVLKNLPNLYGAIAVVDIECPSLVRLMVVDCPKLLFSTSSDLFEAFKCRNQFSFSASTSDPVQLDDPQLYKTLRDRK